A DNA window from Streptomyces canus contains the following coding sequences:
- the rpe gene encoding ribulose-phosphate 3-epimerase, with protein sequence MAAQINPSILSADFARLADEAKAVEGADWLHVDVMDNHFVPNLTLGVPVVESLARATDTPLDCHLMIEAPDRWAPQYVEAGASSVTFHVEAAAAPVRLAREIRAKGARASMALKPATPIEPYEDLLPELDMLLIMTVEPGFGGQAFLDIMLPKIRRTRELISKHGLELWLQVDGGVSASTIERCADAGADVFVAGSAVYGASDPAEAVRVLRNQAEGATAKASWACDH encoded by the coding sequence ATGGCCGCGCAGATCAATCCCAGCATCCTGTCCGCCGACTTCGCCCGCCTCGCGGACGAGGCGAAGGCGGTTGAGGGAGCCGACTGGCTCCACGTAGACGTCATGGACAACCATTTCGTCCCGAACCTCACGCTCGGTGTGCCGGTCGTAGAGTCTCTGGCCCGTGCGACGGACACCCCGCTGGACTGCCATCTGATGATCGAGGCCCCCGATCGCTGGGCGCCCCAGTACGTAGAGGCGGGGGCTTCCTCCGTCACCTTCCATGTGGAGGCGGCCGCCGCTCCGGTCCGGCTCGCCCGGGAGATCCGGGCCAAGGGTGCACGGGCCTCCATGGCGCTGAAGCCCGCGACGCCCATCGAGCCGTACGAGGACCTGCTCCCCGAACTCGACATGCTGCTGATCATGACGGTCGAGCCCGGTTTCGGGGGACAGGCCTTCCTCGACATCATGCTCCCCAAGATTCGCCGGACCCGCGAGTTGATCAGCAAGCACGGGCTTGAGCTGTGGCTCCAGGTCGACGGTGGCGTCTCGGCCTCCACCATCGAGCGCTGCGCGGACGCGGGCGCCGATGTCTTCGTCGCCGGGTCCGCGGTGTACGGGGCGTCCGACCCGGCCGAGGCGGTACGTGTATTGCGCAATCAGGCGGAGGGGGCGACTGCCAAGGCTTCGTGGGCTTGCGACCACTGA
- a CDS encoding MMPL family transporter, with amino-acid sequence MTGNRGIAHFVCGRRAKWVVLALWLAVLFLTAPLASKLTDAQDNDAASWLPGSAESTQVLQLSEDFRPEQIPAVVVYARESGLTPQERAAIAKDTAEIKQLTAHGVRGSETRGPIYDRRSDPRAAQILVPITMDEKGWEEISPAVDSIRDVVGKGGDGLAVHITGPGGTSADFSEAFEGIDSTLLLSAMAVVIVMLLITFRSPTLLLVPLLSVVAALFTAQAFIYLLAAHAGLTVNGQSAGILTVLVFGAGTDYALLLVARYREELHHLEDRHEAMVRALHRAGPAVLASGATVVLSMLVLLTAEMNSTRGLGPVAAIGVAVALLAMTTLFPALLVIFGRWIFWPAIPHFGAPDRIETGLWARAGRRMALRPRMVWSATAAALVICSLGLIQLRAEGISNADAFTGKPDSIVGQEVSAAYFPAGSGDPLVVVSNQAQARQVGEAVAGTRGVVPTSLGLPPGTKPSHEGKVLFEATMTAPADSEAAKQTVERVRDAVHAVPEADAQVGGGTAALLDMDKATTHDNILIIPLVLAVVLLILCALLRALIAPLLLIGTVILSFAAALGLSALAFRHVFDYAGESTDFPLFVFVFLVALGIDYNIFLTTRIREEAAHGGTRAGVITGLAATGAVITSAGLVLAGTFAALGTLPMVAFAEIGFTVALGVLLDTFIVRSVLVTSLFLDVGAKVWWPHSMAKEEPADPGTRGTQRPATTAPPTRD; translated from the coding sequence ATGACCGGGAATCGGGGCATCGCGCACTTCGTCTGCGGACGGCGTGCCAAGTGGGTCGTGCTGGCGCTGTGGTTGGCGGTGCTGTTCCTGACGGCGCCCCTGGCCTCCAAGCTCACCGACGCCCAGGACAACGACGCGGCCTCCTGGCTGCCCGGCTCCGCGGAGTCGACCCAGGTCCTCCAGCTCTCCGAGGACTTCAGGCCGGAACAGATCCCCGCGGTCGTCGTCTACGCGCGCGAGAGCGGTCTCACGCCGCAGGAGCGCGCCGCGATCGCCAAGGACACGGCCGAGATCAAGCAGCTCACGGCACACGGCGTCCGCGGCTCGGAGACCCGGGGCCCGATCTACGACCGGCGAAGCGACCCGCGCGCGGCCCAGATCCTCGTCCCGATCACCATGGACGAGAAGGGCTGGGAGGAGATCTCGCCCGCCGTCGACTCCATCCGTGACGTCGTGGGCAAGGGCGGCGACGGCCTCGCCGTGCACATCACCGGCCCCGGCGGCACGTCCGCGGACTTCTCCGAGGCCTTCGAGGGCATCGACTCGACTCTGCTGCTGTCGGCGATGGCCGTCGTCATCGTCATGCTGCTCATCACCTTCCGCAGCCCCACCCTGCTCCTGGTCCCGCTGCTCTCCGTGGTCGCCGCGCTGTTCACCGCGCAGGCCTTCATCTACCTGCTCGCCGCGCACGCGGGACTGACGGTCAACGGCCAGAGCGCGGGCATTCTGACCGTGCTCGTCTTCGGCGCGGGGACCGACTATGCCCTGTTGCTGGTCGCCCGCTACCGGGAGGAACTGCACCACCTCGAGGACCGCCACGAGGCGATGGTCCGCGCCCTGCACCGCGCGGGCCCGGCCGTGCTCGCCTCCGGCGCGACCGTCGTCCTGAGCATGCTGGTCCTGCTGACCGCCGAGATGAACTCGACCCGCGGCCTCGGCCCGGTCGCCGCGATCGGTGTCGCGGTCGCCCTGCTGGCGATGACGACCCTGTTCCCGGCCCTGCTGGTGATCTTCGGACGCTGGATCTTCTGGCCGGCCATCCCGCACTTCGGCGCCCCCGACCGCATCGAGACCGGCCTCTGGGCCCGCGCCGGACGACGTATGGCCCTCCGCCCCCGGATGGTCTGGAGCGCCACGGCCGCGGCCCTCGTGATCTGCTCGCTCGGCCTGATCCAGCTGCGTGCCGAAGGCATCAGCAACGCCGACGCGTTCACCGGGAAACCGGACTCGATCGTCGGCCAGGAGGTGTCCGCGGCATACTTCCCGGCGGGCAGCGGCGATCCCCTGGTCGTCGTCAGCAACCAGGCCCAGGCACGACAGGTCGGCGAGGCGGTCGCGGGAACGCGGGGAGTCGTGCCCACGTCCCTCGGCCTGCCACCGGGCACGAAACCGTCCCACGAAGGCAAGGTCCTCTTCGAGGCGACGATGACCGCCCCGGCCGACAGCGAGGCCGCGAAACAGACGGTGGAACGGGTCCGGGACGCCGTCCACGCGGTCCCGGAAGCCGACGCCCAGGTCGGCGGCGGTACGGCCGCCCTGCTGGACATGGACAAGGCGACCACGCACGACAACATCCTGATCATCCCACTGGTGCTCGCGGTCGTCCTGCTGATCCTGTGCGCCCTGCTGCGCGCCCTGATCGCCCCGCTGCTGCTGATCGGGACGGTGATCCTGTCCTTCGCGGCGGCCCTGGGCCTCAGCGCCCTGGCCTTCCGCCACGTGTTCGACTACGCGGGCGAGTCCACGGACTTCCCGCTGTTCGTCTTCGTCTTCCTGGTGGCCCTCGGCATCGACTACAACATCTTCCTGACCACCCGCATCCGCGAGGAGGCGGCCCACGGAGGCACCCGCGCGGGAGTGATCACGGGTCTGGCCGCGACCGGCGCCGTCATCACCTCCGCCGGTCTGGTCCTGGCCGGCACCTTCGCCGCTCTCGGCACCCTCCCGATGGTCGCCTTCGCGGAGATCGGCTTCACGGTGGCGCTGGGTGTCCTGCTGGACACCTTCATCGTGCGGTCGGTGCTGGTGACGTCGTTGTTCCTGGACGTGGGAGCAAAGGTGTGGTGGCCGCACAGCATGGCCAAGGAGGAGCCGGCCGACCCGGGCACGCGGGGAACCCAGCGACCGGCCACAACGGCGCCGCCGACACGCGACTAG
- a CDS encoding RsmB/NOP family class I SAM-dependent RNA methyltransferase — protein sequence MSDQPRRPHKTGKPYRRPQKDPVRILAFEALRAVDERDAYANLVLPPLLRKAREKGGFEARDAALATELVYGTLRRQGTYDAIIAECVDRPLREVDPPVLDVLSLGAHQLLGTRIPTHAAVSASVELARVVLGDGRAKFVNAVLRKVAQDDLDGWIAKVAPPYEDDPEDHLAVVHSHPRWVVSALWDSLGGGRAGIERLLEADNERPEVTLVARPGRSTAEELLREESAVAGRWSPYAVRLSEGGEPGAVDAVREGRAGVQDEGSQLVALALANAPVEGRDEKWLDGCAGPGGKAALLAALAAERGAMLLASEKQPHRAGLVAKALAGNPGPYQVIAADGTRPPWQPGSFDRVLMDVPCTGLGALRRRPEARWRRRPEDLEGFGPLQRGLLSTALDSVRVGGVVGYATCSPHLAETRAVVEDVLKQWPSAELVDARSLFPGVPELGEGPDVQLWPHVHGTDAMYLAVIRRTG from the coding sequence GTGAGCGACCAGCCCCGTCGGCCCCACAAAACCGGCAAGCCCTACCGTCGGCCCCAGAAGGACCCCGTCCGCATCCTCGCCTTCGAGGCGCTGCGGGCCGTGGACGAGCGGGACGCGTACGCCAACCTCGTCCTGCCGCCGCTGTTGCGGAAGGCGCGGGAGAAGGGCGGCTTCGAGGCGCGGGACGCGGCGCTCGCCACCGAGCTCGTGTACGGGACACTGCGCCGGCAGGGGACGTACGACGCGATCATCGCCGAGTGTGTCGACCGGCCGCTCCGCGAGGTCGATCCGCCGGTGCTCGACGTGCTGAGCCTCGGGGCGCATCAGCTGCTCGGGACGCGCATCCCGACGCACGCCGCCGTGTCCGCCTCCGTCGAGCTCGCGCGCGTCGTACTCGGGGACGGACGCGCCAAGTTCGTCAACGCCGTGCTGCGGAAGGTCGCGCAGGACGACCTCGACGGGTGGATCGCCAAGGTGGCGCCGCCCTACGAGGACGATCCCGAGGACCATCTCGCCGTCGTCCACTCCCACCCCCGCTGGGTCGTCTCCGCGCTGTGGGACTCCCTCGGCGGCGGGCGGGCCGGCATCGAGCGGCTGCTGGAAGCCGACAACGAGCGGCCCGAGGTGACCCTCGTCGCCCGGCCGGGGCGGTCCACCGCCGAGGAACTGCTCCGCGAGGAGTCCGCCGTGGCAGGGCGTTGGTCGCCGTATGCCGTACGGCTGTCCGAGGGCGGTGAGCCCGGTGCCGTCGACGCCGTACGGGAAGGCCGGGCCGGGGTGCAGGACGAGGGGAGTCAGCTCGTCGCGCTGGCCCTCGCGAACGCGCCTGTCGAGGGCCGGGACGAGAAGTGGCTCGACGGGTGTGCGGGTCCCGGTGGCAAGGCCGCGCTGCTCGCCGCACTGGCCGCCGAGCGTGGGGCCATGCTGCTCGCCTCCGAGAAGCAGCCGCACCGGGCCGGGCTCGTCGCCAAGGCGCTCGCCGGGAATCCCGGGCCGTACCAGGTCATCGCCGCGGACGGGACCCGGCCGCCGTGGCAGCCGGGGAGTTTCGACCGGGTGCTGATGGATGTGCCGTGCACGGGGCTCGGGGCCTTGCGGCGGCGGCCGGAGGCTCGGTGGCGGCGGCGGCCCGAGGATCTGGAGGGGTTCGGGCCGTTGCAGCGGGGGTTGTTGAGCACGGCGCTGGACTCCGTCAGGGTCGGCGGGGTTGTCGGGTACGCCACGTGTTCGCCCCACCTTGCGGAGACCCGGGCGGTGGTGGAGGACGTGCTCAAGCAGTGGCCGTCCGCCGAGCTTGTCGATGCGAGGTCGTTGTTCCCCGGTGTGCCGGAGCTGGGGGAGGGCCCGGACGTTCAGTTGTGGCCGCATGTGCACGGGACCGATGCGATGTATCTGGCGGTCATCCGTAGGACGGGGTGA
- the fmt gene encoding methionyl-tRNA formyltransferase, which yields MKLVFAGTPEVAVPALDALIASGRHEVAAVVTRPDALAGRGRRLVASPVAERAEEAGIEVLKPVKPRDPEFLERLREIAPDCCPVVAYGALLPRVALDIPAHGWVNLHFSLLPAWRGAAPVQHSIMAGDEITGASTFLIEEGLDSGPVYGTVTEEIRHTDTSGDLLTRLAFAGAGLLAATMDGIADGTLKAVPQPSEGITVAPKITVEDARVDWAAPALRVDRVVRGCHPSPGAWTTFRGERLKLIQVQPVPDRTDLAPGALSVGKNSVHVGTGSYGVELLWVQAQGKKPMKAADWARGVRISDGETVGG from the coding sequence ATGAAGCTCGTCTTCGCCGGTACCCCCGAGGTCGCCGTTCCCGCTCTGGACGCTCTCATCGCCTCCGGGCGGCATGAGGTCGCCGCCGTCGTCACACGGCCGGACGCGCTGGCCGGGCGGGGGCGCAGGCTGGTCGCGAGCCCGGTCGCTGAGCGGGCCGAGGAGGCGGGGATCGAGGTGCTGAAGCCCGTCAAGCCGCGGGATCCGGAGTTCCTCGAGCGGCTTCGTGAGATCGCCCCGGACTGCTGCCCCGTGGTCGCCTACGGCGCCCTTCTGCCCCGAGTCGCCCTCGACATCCCCGCCCACGGCTGGGTCAACCTGCACTTCTCGCTGCTGCCTGCCTGGCGTGGGGCCGCTCCTGTGCAGCACTCCATCATGGCGGGGGACGAGATCACGGGCGCTTCGACCTTCCTCATCGAGGAGGGGCTCGACTCCGGGCCCGTCTACGGCACCGTCACCGAGGAGATCCGGCACACCGACACGAGTGGTGACCTGCTGACCCGGCTCGCCTTCGCCGGTGCCGGCCTGCTCGCCGCGACCATGGACGGCATCGCCGACGGCACGCTGAAGGCGGTACCGCAGCCGTCGGAAGGCATCACCGTCGCCCCGAAGATCACCGTCGAGGACGCGCGGGTCGACTGGGCCGCGCCTGCCCTGCGGGTGGACCGGGTCGTGCGGGGGTGTCACCCCTCGCCCGGTGCCTGGACGACCTTCCGCGGCGAGCGGCTCAAGCTCATCCAGGTCCAGCCGGTTCCCGACCGGACGGATCTCGCCCCCGGCGCCCTCTCCGTCGGCAAGAACAGCGTCCACGTCGGCACCGGGTCGTACGGCGTCGAGTTGCTGTGGGTGCAGGCACAGGGGAAGAAGCCGATGAAGGCCGCGGACTGGGCGCGGGGCGTCAGGATCTCGGACGGGGAGACCGTCGGCGGGTGA
- a CDS encoding primosomal protein N', whose amino-acid sequence MSSENGSVDGGADGARPEQLALIRESVRKAKVPRAKPRTWRGAALARELPVARVLVDKGVLHLDRYFDYAVPEELDADAQPGVRVRVRFGAGRGRVREGRREGGGLIDGFLVERLAESDYSGPLAALAQVVSPEPVLSEELLGLARAVADRYAGSLADVLQLAVPPRSARAEQRPSPEPLPPPAAPEVGSWGRYERGDAFLESLASGGAPRAVWNALPGPEWSEELARAVAATLASGRGALVVVPDGRAVARVDAALTSVLGEGRHAVLTADAGPEKRYREWLAVRRGAVRAVVGTRAAMFAPVRDLGLVALWDDGDDSHSEPHAPQPHAREVLLLRAAQDKCGFLLGSWSCTVEAAQLVESGWARPLVASREQVRAVAPLVRTVGDQDLARDEAARAARLPTLAWQAVREGLRHGPVLVQVPRRGYVPRMACANCRAPARCRHCAGPLEGQESGAALRCGWCGREEAAWHCPECGGFRLRAQVVGARRTAEELGRAFPAVPVRTSGREHVLDTVPGAPALVVSTPGAEPVAEGGYAAALLLDGWAMLGRPDLRAGEDALRRWIGASALVRAQEAGGTVVVVAEPTLRPVQALVRWDPVGHAVRELAERAELGFPPVSRMAAVSGTGEALAEFLAAVELPREAELLGPVPLPVTVAGGPRRVGAPPVGERWERVLVRVPPGRGAALASSLKSAQATRMARGGSGGEGAVWVRIDPPDIG is encoded by the coding sequence GTGAGCAGCGAGAACGGGTCCGTGGACGGTGGCGCCGATGGAGCGCGGCCCGAGCAGCTTGCCCTGATTCGGGAGAGTGTGCGCAAGGCCAAGGTGCCGCGGGCCAAGCCGCGGACCTGGCGGGGGGCCGCGCTGGCCAGGGAGCTGCCGGTCGCGCGGGTGCTGGTGGACAAGGGGGTACTGCATCTTGACCGGTACTTCGACTACGCCGTGCCCGAGGAGCTCGACGCGGATGCGCAGCCGGGGGTGCGGGTGCGGGTACGGTTCGGGGCCGGGCGTGGGCGGGTCCGGGAAGGGCGGCGTGAGGGCGGGGGGCTGATCGACGGGTTCCTGGTCGAGCGGCTTGCCGAGTCGGACTACTCCGGGCCGCTGGCGGCGCTCGCTCAGGTCGTCTCGCCGGAGCCGGTGCTCAGTGAGGAGCTTCTGGGGCTCGCTCGGGCCGTAGCCGACCGGTATGCGGGGAGTCTGGCGGATGTGTTGCAGCTCGCCGTCCCGCCGCGTAGCGCTCGGGCCGAGCAGCGGCCTTCGCCCGAGCCGTTGCCGCCGCCCGCGGCGCCCGAGGTGGGGTCCTGGGGGCGGTACGAGCGGGGGGACGCGTTTCTGGAGTCGCTGGCCTCGGGGGGTGCACCGCGCGCGGTGTGGAACGCCCTGCCCGGGCCGGAGTGGAGTGAGGAGCTGGCGCGGGCCGTGGCCGCGACCTTGGCCTCGGGGCGGGGGGCGCTGGTCGTCGTGCCGGACGGGCGGGCCGTCGCGCGGGTCGACGCCGCGCTGACCTCGGTACTGGGGGAGGGGCGGCATGCGGTCCTGACCGCCGACGCCGGGCCTGAGAAGCGGTATCGGGAGTGGCTGGCCGTGCGGCGGGGGGCCGTGCGGGCGGTTGTCGGGACGCGAGCCGCCATGTTCGCCCCGGTGCGGGATCTGGGGCTCGTCGCTCTCTGGGACGACGGCGACGACAGCCACAGCGAGCCGCACGCCCCGCAGCCGCATGCGCGTGAGGTGCTGCTGTTGCGGGCGGCACAGGACAAGTGCGGCTTCCTGCTGGGGAGTTGGAGCTGCACGGTGGAGGCCGCGCAGCTTGTGGAGAGCGGGTGGGCGCGGCCGCTCGTCGCCTCGCGGGAGCAGGTGCGGGCCGTCGCTCCGCTGGTGCGGACGGTGGGGGACCAGGATCTCGCGCGGGACGAGGCGGCTCGGGCGGCCCGGCTGCCGACGCTCGCCTGGCAGGCCGTCAGGGAGGGGTTGCGGCACGGACCGGTGCTCGTGCAGGTGCCGCGGCGGGGGTATGTGCCGCGGATGGCCTGCGCCAACTGCAGGGCGCCCGCGCGGTGTCGGCACTGTGCCGGGCCGTTGGAGGGGCAGGAATCCGGGGCGGCGCTGCGGTGCGGGTGGTGTGGGCGCGAGGAGGCGGCCTGGCACTGCCCGGAGTGCGGGGGCTTCCGGCTCCGGGCGCAGGTGGTGGGGGCACGGCGTACCGCGGAGGAGTTGGGGCGGGCGTTCCCGGCTGTTCCGGTGCGGACGTCCGGGCGTGAACATGTGCTGGACACCGTGCCGGGGGCGCCGGCGCTGGTGGTGAGCACGCCGGGGGCGGAGCCCGTCGCCGAGGGCGGGTATGCCGCCGCGCTGTTGCTGGACGGGTGGGCCATGCTCGGGCGGCCGGATCTGCGGGCCGGGGAGGATGCGCTACGGCGGTGGATCGGGGCGTCGGCGCTGGTGCGGGCGCAGGAGGCCGGGGGCACGGTGGTGGTGGTTGCCGAGCCCACGCTGCGGCCTGTGCAGGCGCTGGTGCGGTGGGACCCCGTGGGGCATGCGGTCCGGGAGTTGGCGGAGCGGGCCGAGTTGGGCTTTCCGCCGGTGTCGCGGATGGCCGCGGTGTCCGGGACGGGGGAGGCGCTTGCCGAGTTTCTGGCGGCCGTGGAACTGCCCCGTGAGGCTGAGTTGTTGGGGCCTGTGCCGTTGCCGGTGACGGTGGCGGGGGGGCCTCGGAGGGTGGGGGCGCCTCCGGTCGGGGAGCGGTGGGAGCGGGTGCTTGTGCGGGTGCCGCCGGGAAGGGGCGCGGCGTTGGCGTCTTCACTCAAGTCGGCGCAGGCTACGCGGATGGCTCGGGGCGGCAGTGGTGGTGAGGGGGCGGTTTGGGTGCGGATTGATCCGCCTGACATCGGGTGA